The following are from one region of the Pseudomonadota bacterium genome:
- the rplA gene encoding 50S ribosomal protein L1: MPKHGKKYNEAKAKANAEAKNDIAAAVKAAIDSSYVKFDETVDVAVRLGVDPRHADQMVRGAVVLPNGIGKEVKVLVFTKGEKEKEALDAGADFVGNDDLIEKIQGGWLGFDKAIATPDMMGSVGKIGKLLGPRGLMPNAKTGSVTFDVARAVNELKAGKVDFRVEKAGIVHVPMGKVSFGVEKLVQNMSAFLETIMRLKPSGSKGTYLKGMAISTTMGPGIRIDLSLIREIIK, encoded by the coding sequence ATGCCTAAGCATGGTAAGAAATATAATGAAGCTAAAGCAAAGGCTAATGCCGAGGCAAAAAATGACATTGCTGCTGCTGTTAAGGCAGCAATTGATTCATCTTATGTAAAATTTGATGAAACAGTTGATGTTGCCGTACGTCTTGGTGTTGATCCTAGACATGCAGATCAGATGGTAAGAGGAGCTGTTGTCTTGCCGAACGGAATAGGCAAAGAAGTTAAGGTTCTTGTCTTTACCAAAGGAGAAAAAGAAAAAGAAGCCCTAGATGCCGGTGCCGATTTTGTCGGGAATGATGATCTTATTGAAAAGATCCAAGGTGGTTGGTTGGGTTTTGATAAAGCAATTGCCACACCGGATATGATGGGTTCTGTCGGAAAGATTGGAAAGCTTCTTGGGCCAAGGGGGCTTATGCCAAATGCTAAAACAGGGTCTGTCACTTTTGATGTAGCTAGAGCTGTAAATGAATTAAAAGCTGGAAAGGTGGATTTTAGGGTAGAAAAAGCCGGAATAGTACACGTTCCCATGGGCAAGGTTTCATTCGGTGTGGAGAAACTAGTTCAAAACATGTCGGCTTTCCTTGAAACCATAATGCGGCTTAAACCATCAGGCAGTAAAGGTACATATTTAAAAGGGATGGCTATCTCCACAACAATGGGGCCGGGGATTAGAATTGATCTGTCCTTGATTCGAGAAATTATAAAATAA